A genomic stretch from Setaria italica strain Yugu1 chromosome VII, Setaria_italica_v2.0, whole genome shotgun sequence includes:
- the LOC101756822 gene encoding histone H3.3 produces MARTKQTARKSTGGKAPRKQLATKAARKSAPTTGGVKKPHRYRPGTVALREIRKYQKSTELLIRKLPFQRLVREIAQDFKTDLRFQSHAVLALQEAAEAYLVGLFEDTNLCAIHAKRVTIMPKDIQLARRIRGERA; encoded by the exons ATGGCTCGTACTAAGCAAACTGCTCGCAAGTCCACTGGAGGGAAGGCTCCCAGGAAGCAACTAGCCACCAAG GCTGCCCGTAAGTCTGCGCCCACAACTGGTGGAGTGAAGAAGCCTCACCGTTACCGCCCTGGGACTGTTGCTCTTCG TGAAATCCGCAAGTACCAGAAGAGCACTGAGCTGCTCATAAGGAAGCTTCCATTCCAGAGGCTTGTCAGGGAGATTGCCCAGGATTTTAAG ACTGATCTGCGTTTCCAGAGCCATGCGGTGCTTGCCCTGCAGGAGGCCGCGGAAGCATACCTGGTGGGTCTGTTCGAGGACACCAACCTGTGCGCCATCCACGCCAAGCGTGTGACCATCATGCCCAAGGACATTCAGCTGGCTAGGAGGATCCGTGGCGAGAGGGCTTAG
- the LOC101757237 gene encoding uncharacterized protein LOC101757237 isoform X2, protein MEALRELERVQRVLSLMSSRGLCDTGSSGGGAAADRFLAQFLLFMVQPSESLTMENKFLLVSELLGKATPDTMEEVHHLTHLEADQNISSGALLQPNKKFKMHAEKSTIQAVPMVGFDAMTRAKSTLEDFCRSYFMFHGLDANNPQSIFKYLPVLSFTESYIYQLDASNEDSLNLIPDNRSSSKELERKKEAFDETSLSQMIEPLDSFLQNQGLMTDRLQTELKSGIQYWSLERKLCQALTRNEKISIDDVMKAIHLKSFDYRVLNLLMYQLTGQQVNELHMDFLSISEFLVEISDDLYDYEDDVINNTFNILRMFAAIYGPSEAPNMLAKCIGEAEEKYESFSKKLDPSLSGSCWRRCEEATKEGGKISGHAYGTWNIPSVISDEESFRRERTSKHDASTVII, encoded by the exons aTGGAGGCGCTGCGGGAGCTCGAGAGGGTGCAGAGGGTGCTCTCCCTCATGAGCTCACGCGGCCTCTGCGACACCGGctccagcggtggcggcgccgccgccgaccgcttCCTCGCCCAGTTCCTCCTCTTCATG GTGCAACCATCTGAGTCTCTTACCATGGAAAATAAGTTCCTATTGGTCTCTGAGCTTTTAGGAAAG GCTACTCCTGATACTATGGAAGAAGTGCACCATCTCACCCATCTGGAAG CTGATCAAAATATATCTTCTGGAGCTTTACTACAGCCAAATAAGAAGTTCAAGATGCATGCTGAGAAATCAACCATTCAGGCTGTGCCTATGGTTGGTTTTGATGCCATGACAAGAGCAAAGTCTACGCTTGAAGATTTT TGCAGATCGTACTTTATGTTTCATGGATTGGACGCTAACAATCCACAATCCATTTTCAAATATCTGCCTGTTCTTTCTTTCACAGAGAGCTATATATATCAG TTAGATGCTTCAAATGAGGACTCTTTGAATCTAATCCCAGACAATAGGAGTTCATCAAAA GAGTtggaaaggaaaaaggaagctTTCGATGAAACATCCTTGTCTCAAATGATTGAACCCCTTGACAGTTTTCTTCAGAATCAGGGGTTAATGACAGATCG ATTGCAAACTGAGCTCAAATCAGGCATTCAGTATTGGTCTTTAGAGCGGAAGCTTTGTCAAGCATTAACAAGAAATGAAAAG aTCTCAATTGACGATGTGATGAAAGCAATTCATCTCAAATCATTTGATTATCGAGTTCTTAATCTCTTGATGTATCAGCTAACTGGTCAGCAG GTCAATGAATTGCATATGGACTTTTTGTcaatttcagaatttttggttGAGATATCTGATGACCT GTATGATTATGAG GATGATGTGATAAACAATACTTTTAATATCCTTCGCATGTTTGCTGCAATATATGGACCTTCAGAGGCACCAAATATGCTG GCCAAGTGCATAGGTGAAGCTGAAGAGAAGTATGAGAGTTTCTCAAAGAAATTGGACCCTAGTCTCTCAGGTAGTTGCTGGAGAAGATGTGAGGAAGCTACAAAGGAAG GTGGAAAAATATCAGGTCACGCATATGGAACATGGAATATCCCCTCTGTGATAAGTGATGAAGAATCATTCCGACGTGAAAGAACAAGCAAACATGATGCTTCTACTGTGATCATCTGA
- the LOC101757237 gene encoding uncharacterized protein LOC101757237 isoform X1 yields MEALRELERVQRVLSLMSSRGLCDTGSSGGGAAADRFLAQFLLFMVQPSESLTMENKFLLVSELLGKATPDTMEEVHHLTHLEGSHHLEADQNISSGALLQPNKKFKMHAEKSTIQAVPMVGFDAMTRAKSTLEDFCRSYFMFHGLDANNPQSIFKYLPVLSFTESYIYQLDASNEDSLNLIPDNRSSSKELERKKEAFDETSLSQMIEPLDSFLQNQGLMTDRLQTELKSGIQYWSLERKLCQALTRNEKISIDDVMKAIHLKSFDYRVLNLLMYQLTGQQVNELHMDFLSISEFLVEISDDLYDYEDDVINNTFNILRMFAAIYGPSEAPNMLAKCIGEAEEKYESFSKKLDPSLSGSCWRRCEEATKEGGKISGHAYGTWNIPSVISDEESFRRERTSKHDASTVII; encoded by the exons aTGGAGGCGCTGCGGGAGCTCGAGAGGGTGCAGAGGGTGCTCTCCCTCATGAGCTCACGCGGCCTCTGCGACACCGGctccagcggtggcggcgccgccgccgaccgcttCCTCGCCCAGTTCCTCCTCTTCATG GTGCAACCATCTGAGTCTCTTACCATGGAAAATAAGTTCCTATTGGTCTCTGAGCTTTTAGGAAAG GCTACTCCTGATACTATGGAAGAAGTGCACCATCTCACCCATCTGGAAGGTAGTCACCATCTGGAAG CTGATCAAAATATATCTTCTGGAGCTTTACTACAGCCAAATAAGAAGTTCAAGATGCATGCTGAGAAATCAACCATTCAGGCTGTGCCTATGGTTGGTTTTGATGCCATGACAAGAGCAAAGTCTACGCTTGAAGATTTT TGCAGATCGTACTTTATGTTTCATGGATTGGACGCTAACAATCCACAATCCATTTTCAAATATCTGCCTGTTCTTTCTTTCACAGAGAGCTATATATATCAG TTAGATGCTTCAAATGAGGACTCTTTGAATCTAATCCCAGACAATAGGAGTTCATCAAAA GAGTtggaaaggaaaaaggaagctTTCGATGAAACATCCTTGTCTCAAATGATTGAACCCCTTGACAGTTTTCTTCAGAATCAGGGGTTAATGACAGATCG ATTGCAAACTGAGCTCAAATCAGGCATTCAGTATTGGTCTTTAGAGCGGAAGCTTTGTCAAGCATTAACAAGAAATGAAAAG aTCTCAATTGACGATGTGATGAAAGCAATTCATCTCAAATCATTTGATTATCGAGTTCTTAATCTCTTGATGTATCAGCTAACTGGTCAGCAG GTCAATGAATTGCATATGGACTTTTTGTcaatttcagaatttttggttGAGATATCTGATGACCT GTATGATTATGAG GATGATGTGATAAACAATACTTTTAATATCCTTCGCATGTTTGCTGCAATATATGGACCTTCAGAGGCACCAAATATGCTG GCCAAGTGCATAGGTGAAGCTGAAGAGAAGTATGAGAGTTTCTCAAAGAAATTGGACCCTAGTCTCTCAGGTAGTTGCTGGAGAAGATGTGAGGAAGCTACAAAGGAAG GTGGAAAAATATCAGGTCACGCATATGGAACATGGAATATCCCCTCTGTGATAAGTGATGAAGAATCATTCCGACGTGAAAGAACAAGCAAACATGATGCTTCTACTGTGATCATCTGA
- the LOC101758607 gene encoding putative WEB family protein At1g65010, chloroplastic isoform X2, producing the protein MLSARPRSGSFEAGLRVRAATATASSSASVSREHKQPSSPRLQRSRSSAGGPSKASPSPERRRGVGGAGAMQQRVAQLEEELRREREEKARALTELEQLRSDGEGAAKGVAEKVQLLEREVDKSKESERKMLESLIYQTKQLEQTKISLEEAKLEIATLRQANKGLEASAAAAASRRCGVAEQRSVRDLMFGGADEEIRVLRGELRTAMQGEERSRKAADDLSVALSDVTMEAKQVKVWLSEAQAELEAANAEAGKLRAALDAAEARLRAVSNEHERCRLEAEECAASWSDKERVLLDCVRASEEEVNRARQENTKLVESQRVIRDENARLRDILKQAVAEASVVKDSLELARAENARLNDAVADKDTALQSLRQEYECVKVSEAAAQGSLKELNNLLAATTTTTTTTACSTPASAKTAPAPDYGFDHRLPNGGSKKGTPQSASQRWMADKPRTPSSRRYSIGEPGKLNGGFSQSARMGNLNPKERVFASLSNIADLKSAADAAMDDFDDEFDHIDESHYADMEDSMKHKKKRPIFRKFGDLFRRKSFYKPNLAPVHTL; encoded by the exons ATGCTGTCCGCCAGGCCGAG ATCCGGCTCCTTCGAGGCCGGGCTCAGGGTCagggccgccaccgccacagcTTCGTCGTCCGCCTCTGTCTCCAGAGAGCACAAGCAGCCGTCGTCCCCTCGTCTCCAGCGCAGCCGCTCATCCGCCGGCGGCCCCTCCAAGGCATCCCCGTCCCCGGAG aggcggcgcggcgtgggcggcgcgggcgcgatGCAGCAGCGGGTGGCgcagctggaggaggagctccggcgggagcgTGAGGAGAAGGCGCGGGCGCTGACAGAGCTCGAACAGCTTAGGAGTGATGGCGAGGGCGCCGCAAAGGGTGTCGCGGAGAAGGTGCAGCTCCTGGAGCGGGAGGTGGACAAGTCCAAGGAGTCGGAGCGCAAGATGCTCGAGTCGCTGATATACCAGACAAAGCAGCTGGAGCAGACCAAGATCTCGCTCGAGGAGGCCAAGCTGGAGATCGCCACGCTGCGGCAGGCCAACAAGGGCCTCgaggcttcggcggcggcggccgcctcccgGCGCTGCGGCGTGGCGGAGCAGAGGAGCGTCAGGGACCTCATGTTCGGTGGCGCGGACGAGGAGATCAGGGTCCTGCGCGGCGAGCTCCGCACGGCGATGCAGGGCGAGGAGCGCAGCCGGAAGGCGGCCGACGACCTCTCCGTCGCGCTCTCCGACGTCACCATGGAGGCCAAGCAGGTCAAGGTCTGGCTCTCCGAGGCGCAGGCCGAGCTGGAGGCCGCCAACGCCGAGGCCGGGAAGCTGCGCGCGGCGCTGGACGCCGCCGAGGCCCGGCTCCGCGCCGTGTCCAACGAGCACGAGCGGTGCAGGCTCGAGGCCGAGGAGTGCGCCGCGTCGTGGAGCGACAAGGAGCGCGTGCTCCTCGACTGCGTGCGCGCGTCCGAGGAGGAGGTCAACCGGGCCCGCCAGGAGAACACCAAGCTCGTCGAGTCCCAGCGCGTCATCCGCGACGAGAACGCGCGCCTCCGGGACATCCTCAAGCAGGCCGTCGCCGAGGCCAGCGTCGTCAAGGACTCGCTCGAGCTCGCCAGGGCCGAGAACGCGCGCCTCAacgacgccgtcgccgacaAGGACACCGCGCTCCAGAGCCTCCGCCAGGAGTACGAGTGCGTCAAGGTCAGCGAGGCCGCGGCGCAGGGCAGCCTCAAGGAGCTCAACAACCTCCTcgccgcgacgacgacgacgaccacgacCACGGCGTGCAGCACGCCCGCGTCCGCCAAGACCGCCCCCGCGCCGGACTACGGCTTCGACCACCGCCTGCCGAACGGCGGCAGCAAGAAAGGGACGCCGCAGTCAGCGTCGCAGCGGTGGATGGCGGACAAGCCCAGGACGCCGAGCAGCCGGAGGTACTCGATCGGCGAGCCGGGCAAGCTGAATGGCGGCTTCTCGCAGTCGGCGCGGATGGGGAACCTCAACCCCAAGGAACGGGTGTTCGCGTCGCTGAGCAACATCGCCGACCTCAAGTCCGCGGCGGACGCGGCCATGGACGACTTCGACGACGAGTTCGATCACATCGACGAGAGCCACTACGCTGACATGGAGGATTCCATGAAGCACAAGAAGAAGAGGCCGATATTCCGCAAGTTCGGCGATTTGTTCAGGAGGAAAAGCTTCTACAAGCCGAATTTAGCGCCAGTACACACACTCTGA
- the LOC101757788 gene encoding uncharacterized protein LOC101757788 — protein MNSPAMNNARFPTKRSTKRISANLSGGSLPIPGIPQWVQWLVVAIIFAVPAYRQFRAMKDKVEKAAEAAIEVIDKVAEETEKIADEVADAFPGNEMLKQAASKNKAVADEVEEDADKAEALIEKVDEIKEKIDSIVDPVIDKVVKE, from the exons ATGAACTCTCCAGCCATGAACAATGCCCGCTTCCCGACCAAAAGATCAACCAAACG AATATCTGCAAATCTGTCAGGAGGAAGTCTTCCCATTCCGGGCATTCCTCAATG GGTCCAATGGTTGGTTGTTGCTATCATATTTGCAGTACCTGCTTACAGACAGTTCAGAGCAATGAAAG ATAAGGTGGAGAAGGCAGCAGAGGCTGCGATCGAGGTGATCGACAAAGTGGCAGAGGAGACGGAGAAGATCGCCGACGAGGTCGCTGACGCTTTCCCCGGCAATGAGATGCTCAAGCAGGCAGCCTCCAAGAATAAGGCGGTCGCAGATGAGGTCGAGGAAGATGCCGATAAAGCCGAGGCCCTGATCGAGAAG GTTGACGAGATAAAGGAAAAGATCGATTCCATAGTCGATCCTGTAATCGACAAGGTCGTCAAGGAGTAA
- the LOC101757237 gene encoding uncharacterized protein LOC101757237 isoform X4, with protein MEALRELERVQRVLSLMSSRGLCDTGSSGGGAAADRFLAQFLLFMVQPSESLTMENKFLLVSELLGKATPDTMEEVHHLTHLEGSHHLEADQNISSGALLQPNKKFKMHAEKSTIQAVPMVGFDAMTRAKSTLEDFCRSYFMFHGLDANNPQSIFKYLPVLSFTESYIYQLDASNEDSLNLIPDNRSSSKELERKKEAFDETSLSQMIEPLDSFLQNQGLMTDRLQTELKSGIQYWSLERKLCQALTRNEKVNELHMDFLSISEFLVEISDDLYDYEDDVINNTFNILRMFAAIYGPSEAPNMLAKCIGEAEEKYESFSKKLDPSLSGSCWRRCEEATKEGGKISGHAYGTWNIPSVISDEESFRRERTSKHDASTVII; from the exons aTGGAGGCGCTGCGGGAGCTCGAGAGGGTGCAGAGGGTGCTCTCCCTCATGAGCTCACGCGGCCTCTGCGACACCGGctccagcggtggcggcgccgccgccgaccgcttCCTCGCCCAGTTCCTCCTCTTCATG GTGCAACCATCTGAGTCTCTTACCATGGAAAATAAGTTCCTATTGGTCTCTGAGCTTTTAGGAAAG GCTACTCCTGATACTATGGAAGAAGTGCACCATCTCACCCATCTGGAAGGTAGTCACCATCTGGAAG CTGATCAAAATATATCTTCTGGAGCTTTACTACAGCCAAATAAGAAGTTCAAGATGCATGCTGAGAAATCAACCATTCAGGCTGTGCCTATGGTTGGTTTTGATGCCATGACAAGAGCAAAGTCTACGCTTGAAGATTTT TGCAGATCGTACTTTATGTTTCATGGATTGGACGCTAACAATCCACAATCCATTTTCAAATATCTGCCTGTTCTTTCTTTCACAGAGAGCTATATATATCAG TTAGATGCTTCAAATGAGGACTCTTTGAATCTAATCCCAGACAATAGGAGTTCATCAAAA GAGTtggaaaggaaaaaggaagctTTCGATGAAACATCCTTGTCTCAAATGATTGAACCCCTTGACAGTTTTCTTCAGAATCAGGGGTTAATGACAGATCG ATTGCAAACTGAGCTCAAATCAGGCATTCAGTATTGGTCTTTAGAGCGGAAGCTTTGTCAAGCATTAACAAGAAATGAAAAG GTCAATGAATTGCATATGGACTTTTTGTcaatttcagaatttttggttGAGATATCTGATGACCT GTATGATTATGAG GATGATGTGATAAACAATACTTTTAATATCCTTCGCATGTTTGCTGCAATATATGGACCTTCAGAGGCACCAAATATGCTG GCCAAGTGCATAGGTGAAGCTGAAGAGAAGTATGAGAGTTTCTCAAAGAAATTGGACCCTAGTCTCTCAGGTAGTTGCTGGAGAAGATGTGAGGAAGCTACAAAGGAAG GTGGAAAAATATCAGGTCACGCATATGGAACATGGAATATCCCCTCTGTGATAAGTGATGAAGAATCATTCCGACGTGAAAGAACAAGCAAACATGATGCTTCTACTGTGATCATCTGA
- the LOC101758202 gene encoding arabinogalactan protein 1-like, whose amino-acid sequence MAASHLAVLSVLALLAVSATAQAPSGAPAAAPKAAPPTPATPPPAMAPPTPAPVAPPTPAPTAAPTPSASAPAPEAPVSSPPAPTPDASSPGPSAEPPASTTPANGAAGLRPHGILS is encoded by the exons ATGGCCGCTTCTCACCTCGCCGTGCTCTCCGTGCTcgccctcctcgccgtctccgccaCGGCGCAGGCGCCCAGCGGCGCCCCTGCCGCGGCGCCCAAGGCGGCCCCGCCGACCCctgccaccccgccgcccgcgatGGCGCCaccgaccccggcgccggtcGCACCGCCGACCCCTGCCCCGACGGCCGCGCCCACGCCGTCCGcgtccgcgccggcgcccgAGGCCCCTGTGTCCTCCCCTCCCGCGCCCACCCCCGACGCGTCGTCCCCCGGCCCCTCCGCCGAGCCCCCGGCGTCCACCACCCCCGCcaacggcgccgccggcctccgcccc catggtATACTTTCATAA
- the LOC101758607 gene encoding cingulin isoform X1, which produces MSWDSPRRSGSFEAGLRVRAATATASSSASVSREHKQPSSPRLQRSRSSAGGPSKASPSPERRRGVGGAGAMQQRVAQLEEELRREREEKARALTELEQLRSDGEGAAKGVAEKVQLLEREVDKSKESERKMLESLIYQTKQLEQTKISLEEAKLEIATLRQANKGLEASAAAAASRRCGVAEQRSVRDLMFGGADEEIRVLRGELRTAMQGEERSRKAADDLSVALSDVTMEAKQVKVWLSEAQAELEAANAEAGKLRAALDAAEARLRAVSNEHERCRLEAEECAASWSDKERVLLDCVRASEEEVNRARQENTKLVESQRVIRDENARLRDILKQAVAEASVVKDSLELARAENARLNDAVADKDTALQSLRQEYECVKVSEAAAQGSLKELNNLLAATTTTTTTTACSTPASAKTAPAPDYGFDHRLPNGGSKKGTPQSASQRWMADKPRTPSSRRYSIGEPGKLNGGFSQSARMGNLNPKERVFASLSNIADLKSAADAAMDDFDDEFDHIDESHYADMEDSMKHKKKRPIFRKFGDLFRRKSFYKPNLAPVHTL; this is translated from the exons ATGAGCTGGGATTCGCCGCGCAGATCCGGCTCCTTCGAGGCCGGGCTCAGGGTCagggccgccaccgccacagcTTCGTCGTCCGCCTCTGTCTCCAGAGAGCACAAGCAGCCGTCGTCCCCTCGTCTCCAGCGCAGCCGCTCATCCGCCGGCGGCCCCTCCAAGGCATCCCCGTCCCCGGAG aggcggcgcggcgtgggcggcgcgggcgcgatGCAGCAGCGGGTGGCgcagctggaggaggagctccggcgggagcgTGAGGAGAAGGCGCGGGCGCTGACAGAGCTCGAACAGCTTAGGAGTGATGGCGAGGGCGCCGCAAAGGGTGTCGCGGAGAAGGTGCAGCTCCTGGAGCGGGAGGTGGACAAGTCCAAGGAGTCGGAGCGCAAGATGCTCGAGTCGCTGATATACCAGACAAAGCAGCTGGAGCAGACCAAGATCTCGCTCGAGGAGGCCAAGCTGGAGATCGCCACGCTGCGGCAGGCCAACAAGGGCCTCgaggcttcggcggcggcggccgcctcccgGCGCTGCGGCGTGGCGGAGCAGAGGAGCGTCAGGGACCTCATGTTCGGTGGCGCGGACGAGGAGATCAGGGTCCTGCGCGGCGAGCTCCGCACGGCGATGCAGGGCGAGGAGCGCAGCCGGAAGGCGGCCGACGACCTCTCCGTCGCGCTCTCCGACGTCACCATGGAGGCCAAGCAGGTCAAGGTCTGGCTCTCCGAGGCGCAGGCCGAGCTGGAGGCCGCCAACGCCGAGGCCGGGAAGCTGCGCGCGGCGCTGGACGCCGCCGAGGCCCGGCTCCGCGCCGTGTCCAACGAGCACGAGCGGTGCAGGCTCGAGGCCGAGGAGTGCGCCGCGTCGTGGAGCGACAAGGAGCGCGTGCTCCTCGACTGCGTGCGCGCGTCCGAGGAGGAGGTCAACCGGGCCCGCCAGGAGAACACCAAGCTCGTCGAGTCCCAGCGCGTCATCCGCGACGAGAACGCGCGCCTCCGGGACATCCTCAAGCAGGCCGTCGCCGAGGCCAGCGTCGTCAAGGACTCGCTCGAGCTCGCCAGGGCCGAGAACGCGCGCCTCAacgacgccgtcgccgacaAGGACACCGCGCTCCAGAGCCTCCGCCAGGAGTACGAGTGCGTCAAGGTCAGCGAGGCCGCGGCGCAGGGCAGCCTCAAGGAGCTCAACAACCTCCTcgccgcgacgacgacgacgaccacgacCACGGCGTGCAGCACGCCCGCGTCCGCCAAGACCGCCCCCGCGCCGGACTACGGCTTCGACCACCGCCTGCCGAACGGCGGCAGCAAGAAAGGGACGCCGCAGTCAGCGTCGCAGCGGTGGATGGCGGACAAGCCCAGGACGCCGAGCAGCCGGAGGTACTCGATCGGCGAGCCGGGCAAGCTGAATGGCGGCTTCTCGCAGTCGGCGCGGATGGGGAACCTCAACCCCAAGGAACGGGTGTTCGCGTCGCTGAGCAACATCGCCGACCTCAAGTCCGCGGCGGACGCGGCCATGGACGACTTCGACGACGAGTTCGATCACATCGACGAGAGCCACTACGCTGACATGGAGGATTCCATGAAGCACAAGAAGAAGAGGCCGATATTCCGCAAGTTCGGCGATTTGTTCAGGAGGAAAAGCTTCTACAAGCCGAATTTAGCGCCAGTACACACACTCTGA
- the LOC101757237 gene encoding uncharacterized protein LOC101757237 isoform X3, translating to MEALRELERVQRVLSLMSSRGLCDTGSSGGGAAADRFLAQFLLFMVQPSESLTMENKFLLVSELLGKATPDTMEEVHHLTHLEGSHHLEADQNISSGALLQPNKKFKMHAEKSTIQAVPMVGFDAMTRAKSTLEDFCRSYFMFHGLDANNPQSIFKYLPVLSFTESYIYQLDASNEDSLNLIPDNRSSSKELERKKEAFDETSLSQMIEPLDSFLQNQGLMTDRLQTELKSGIQYWSLERKLCQALTRNEKISIDDVMKAIHLKSFDYRVLNLLMYQLTGQQVNELHMDFLSISEFLVEISDDLYDYEDDVINNTFNILRMFAAIYGPSEAPNMLAKCIGEAEEKYESFSKKLDPSLSGSCWRRCEEATKEATVMFGILLQVEKYQVTHMEHGISPL from the exons aTGGAGGCGCTGCGGGAGCTCGAGAGGGTGCAGAGGGTGCTCTCCCTCATGAGCTCACGCGGCCTCTGCGACACCGGctccagcggtggcggcgccgccgccgaccgcttCCTCGCCCAGTTCCTCCTCTTCATG GTGCAACCATCTGAGTCTCTTACCATGGAAAATAAGTTCCTATTGGTCTCTGAGCTTTTAGGAAAG GCTACTCCTGATACTATGGAAGAAGTGCACCATCTCACCCATCTGGAAGGTAGTCACCATCTGGAAG CTGATCAAAATATATCTTCTGGAGCTTTACTACAGCCAAATAAGAAGTTCAAGATGCATGCTGAGAAATCAACCATTCAGGCTGTGCCTATGGTTGGTTTTGATGCCATGACAAGAGCAAAGTCTACGCTTGAAGATTTT TGCAGATCGTACTTTATGTTTCATGGATTGGACGCTAACAATCCACAATCCATTTTCAAATATCTGCCTGTTCTTTCTTTCACAGAGAGCTATATATATCAG TTAGATGCTTCAAATGAGGACTCTTTGAATCTAATCCCAGACAATAGGAGTTCATCAAAA GAGTtggaaaggaaaaaggaagctTTCGATGAAACATCCTTGTCTCAAATGATTGAACCCCTTGACAGTTTTCTTCAGAATCAGGGGTTAATGACAGATCG ATTGCAAACTGAGCTCAAATCAGGCATTCAGTATTGGTCTTTAGAGCGGAAGCTTTGTCAAGCATTAACAAGAAATGAAAAG aTCTCAATTGACGATGTGATGAAAGCAATTCATCTCAAATCATTTGATTATCGAGTTCTTAATCTCTTGATGTATCAGCTAACTGGTCAGCAG GTCAATGAATTGCATATGGACTTTTTGTcaatttcagaatttttggttGAGATATCTGATGACCT GTATGATTATGAG GATGATGTGATAAACAATACTTTTAATATCCTTCGCATGTTTGCTGCAATATATGGACCTTCAGAGGCACCAAATATGCTG GCCAAGTGCATAGGTGAAGCTGAAGAGAAGTATGAGAGTTTCTCAAAGAAATTGGACCCTAGTCTCTCAGGTAGTTGCTGGAGAAGATGTGAGGAAGCTACAAAGGAAG CCACTGTCATGTTTGGCATCCTATTGCAGGTGGAAAAATATCAGGTCACGCATATGGAACATGGAATATCCCCTCTGTGA